One stretch of Streptomyces sp. 135 DNA includes these proteins:
- a CDS encoding winged helix-turn-helix domain-containing protein, whose product MQNVHFTIDDLAKLKIVPTVGPVAEAVFAVDLLRRGAGGAPFAKWREAVGLRMRRARSSADALTGPGGLRPRPAPETGELQQRARGSWLFDLVSSEGAADDVECLDPVMERVHDLGVAPYWAQARTHLQLDRDRRCRLLVGGGIEHLLSTLHAWIDWSPPVLTVASGRKQEIELRGNGLVIVPSLFLAQPMVFADPAGTDRAPVLVYPAPLDLDTADSLWSAARAGDRALAALVGRTRAKVLQALTETCSTSELGRRLGISPAAASQHATVLREAGLVTSRRRSNTMLHSLTALGSALAMVGGPALDSGRAEPARTTCGAARTTCGPGPGARA is encoded by the coding sequence ATGCAGAACGTGCACTTCACCATTGATGACCTCGCCAAACTGAAGATCGTGCCGACGGTGGGTCCCGTTGCGGAGGCGGTCTTCGCGGTCGATCTCCTGAGACGGGGAGCGGGAGGAGCGCCCTTCGCCAAATGGCGCGAGGCGGTCGGTCTCAGGATGCGCCGGGCCCGCTCGTCAGCCGACGCGCTGACGGGGCCGGGCGGACTGCGGCCCCGACCCGCTCCCGAAACCGGGGAGCTGCAGCAGCGCGCCCGGGGCAGCTGGCTGTTCGACCTGGTGTCGTCGGAAGGGGCGGCCGACGACGTCGAATGCCTCGACCCCGTGATGGAGCGGGTCCACGACCTGGGCGTCGCCCCGTACTGGGCACAGGCGCGCACCCATCTCCAGCTCGACCGGGACCGGCGCTGCCGACTCCTGGTCGGTGGCGGGATAGAGCACCTGCTCAGCACGTTACACGCCTGGATCGACTGGTCCCCGCCCGTGCTCACCGTGGCGTCGGGCCGTAAGCAGGAGATCGAGCTGCGGGGCAACGGCCTCGTCATCGTGCCGTCGCTCTTCCTCGCCCAGCCGATGGTCTTCGCGGACCCCGCGGGAACGGACCGGGCACCCGTGCTGGTCTACCCGGCACCGCTGGACCTCGACACGGCGGACAGCCTGTGGAGCGCCGCGAGGGCCGGGGACCGCGCCCTGGCCGCCCTCGTCGGCCGGACCAGGGCCAAGGTGCTCCAGGCGCTGACCGAGACGTGCAGCACCAGCGAACTGGGCCGCAGGCTCGGCATCTCGCCCGCCGCGGCCAGTCAGCACGCGACCGTGCTGCGCGAAGCCGGCCTGGTGACCAGCCGAAGACGGTCGAACACGATGCTGCACTCCCTCACGGCGCTCGGTTCGGCCCTCGCCATGGTCGGCGGCCCTGCCCTTGACTCCGGCAGGGCCGAGCCCGCGCGCACCACGTGCGGAGCCGCGCGCACCACGTGCGGACCGGGGCCGGGCGCCCGCGCCTGA
- a CDS encoding ABC transporter ATP-binding protein has translation MITLRGLTKRYGDTLAVDGLTLDIKEGQVTGFLGPNGAGKSTTMRMILGLDNPTDGEALIDGKPYSSLRHPVREVGALLEAKALHPARSARNHLLTMARSNGIPARRVDEVLETVGLTKVARRRAGSFSLGMYQRLGVAGALLGDPQVLIFDEPVNGLDPDGVRWVRELVRTQAAEGRTVFLSSHLMSEMQLTADQLVVIGRGKLLADAPIAELLASSSRAGVRVRSPHAEGLRALTEQLLASEGARVEPAGDDEVVVSGWTVEEVGDLAHRLGVRLHGLNAVSASLEQAYMELTAESVEYGTARTVFGVPATQRKTEA, from the coding sequence GTGATCACCCTGCGAGGACTGACCAAGCGGTACGGCGACACGCTCGCCGTCGACGGCTTGACGCTGGACATCAAGGAAGGGCAGGTGACGGGCTTCCTCGGCCCCAACGGTGCGGGCAAGTCGACGACCATGCGCATGATCCTCGGCCTCGACAACCCCACCGACGGCGAGGCCCTCATCGACGGCAAGCCCTACTCCTCGCTGCGCCACCCCGTGCGCGAGGTCGGCGCCCTCCTGGAGGCCAAGGCGCTGCACCCCGCCCGTTCGGCCCGCAACCACCTGCTCACCATGGCGCGCAGCAACGGCATCCCGGCGCGCCGCGTGGACGAGGTGCTGGAGACGGTGGGCCTCACGAAGGTGGCGCGCAGGCGAGCCGGTTCGTTCTCGCTCGGCATGTACCAGCGGCTCGGCGTCGCGGGCGCCCTGCTCGGCGACCCCCAGGTCCTCATCTTCGACGAGCCGGTCAACGGCCTGGATCCCGACGGCGTGCGGTGGGTCCGTGAACTCGTGCGGACCCAGGCCGCCGAGGGCCGGACCGTCTTTCTCTCCAGCCACCTGATGAGCGAGATGCAGCTGACCGCGGACCAGCTCGTCGTCATCGGCAGGGGGAAGCTGCTGGCCGACGCCCCCATCGCGGAATTGCTGGCGAGCAGCTCCCGGGCCGGCGTGCGCGTGCGCAGCCCCCACGCCGAGGGACTGCGGGCGCTGACCGAGCAGTTGCTGGCCTCCGAGGGCGCGCGGGTGGAGCCGGCCGGCGACGACGAGGTGGTGGTCAGCGGCTGGACGGTGGAGGAAGTCGGCGACCTGGCGCACCGACTCGGCGTACGGCTGCATGGCTTGAATGCGGTGTCCGCATCACTGGAACAGGCGTACATGGAACTGACGGCGGAGAGCGTTGAATACGGCACGGCGCGCACGGTCTTCGGCGTACCGGCCACCCAGCGGAAGACGGAGGCGTGA
- a CDS encoding cytochrome P450, translating to MPNAEKLRSAARLQYKRAVLWSHARRGDLVCRLMLHEHLADPYPLYEGIRAEGPVYRSRAGVQAVTAHELCGQVLRDSAFGRRNEDAGTAEPAAADAPAGGGNASFLDGEVADHMRWRRLVAPAFRTRKIAEYRHRTEEVAHRLLDAALDRGGDFDLVTDFASPLPITVISELLGITDVDVDRFAHYGLVTGRAIDGVRSVRQATEFREAAGELDAMFTALVRRRRDEPGDDLVSDLLRPQGDERLPEQEIIGTCQLLLTAGFETTTNLVSNAVLRLLSDREQWEALVADPKLAPAVAEESLRYDPPVQYSIRVVRDTLHLGGVTLPSGTVLMLVLGAANRDPDVFPDPHRFDITRPDAGQHLAFLSGAHYCVGAPLARMEADVALSVLAERLPELRRAGRLRRRPTAALRGLLNLPVSSGR from the coding sequence ATGCCGAACGCGGAGAAGCTCCGCAGCGCCGCCAGGCTCCAGTACAAGCGCGCCGTGCTCTGGAGCCACGCGAGGAGGGGCGACCTCGTCTGCCGGCTGATGCTGCACGAGCACCTGGCCGACCCCTATCCGCTGTACGAGGGCATCCGGGCCGAAGGGCCGGTGTACCGGAGCAGGGCCGGAGTCCAGGCCGTGACGGCGCACGAGCTGTGCGGCCAGGTGCTGCGGGACTCCGCGTTCGGGCGCCGCAACGAGGACGCGGGCACGGCGGAGCCCGCCGCAGCCGACGCCCCGGCCGGGGGCGGCAACGCCTCTTTCCTGGACGGTGAGGTGGCCGACCACATGCGGTGGCGACGGCTCGTCGCCCCCGCGTTCCGCACCCGCAAGATCGCCGAGTACCGGCACCGCACCGAGGAGGTCGCCCACCGCCTGCTCGACGCCGCGCTGGACAGGGGCGGCGACTTCGACCTCGTGACCGACTTCGCCTCCCCCCTGCCGATCACCGTGATCAGCGAACTGCTCGGCATCACCGACGTCGACGTGGACCGCTTCGCCCACTACGGCCTCGTGACGGGCCGGGCCATCGACGGGGTCCGCTCGGTACGGCAGGCCACGGAGTTCCGCGAGGCGGCCGGCGAACTCGACGCCATGTTCACCGCCCTGGTCCGCAGGCGCCGCGACGAACCCGGCGACGACCTCGTCAGCGACCTGCTGAGGCCGCAGGGCGACGAGCGGCTGCCCGAACAGGAGATCATCGGCACCTGCCAGCTCCTGCTCACCGCCGGGTTCGAGACCACGACGAACCTGGTGTCCAACGCCGTACTGCGCCTGCTGTCCGACCGCGAGCAGTGGGAGGCCCTCGTCGCCGACCCGAAGCTGGCCCCGGCGGTGGCCGAGGAGTCGCTGCGCTACGACCCGCCGGTGCAGTACTCGATCCGCGTCGTACGCGACACCCTGCACCTCGGCGGAGTGACGCTGCCGTCGGGCACCGTCCTCATGCTCGTCCTCGGCGCCGCCAACCGCGATCCCGACGTCTTCCCCGACCCGCACCGCTTCGACATCACCCGGCCCGACGCGGGCCAGCACCTGGCGTTCCTCAGTGGAGCCCACTACTGTGTCGGCGCCCCGCTGGCCCGGATGGAGGCCGACGTGGCACTGAGCGTCCTGGCCGAGCGGCTCCCCGAACTGCGCCGCGCCGGGCGGCTGCGGCGCCGGCCGACGGCCGCGCTGCGCGGCCTGCTGAACCTGCCCGTCAGCTCCGGACGCTGA
- a CDS encoding flavin reductase family protein codes for MTCFPSGVAVLTTALPDGTPLGMTCTSLCSVSLSPPVLLVCIRSASPTLKAVLERGVFAANLLHEDARDTSELFSSGAPDRFDRVAWTPGPGSGVPHLTDGAHAIADCTVRQYDSMGDHRVVFAEVTGVRIASGPPRPLLYGLRQYAGWPSG; via the coding sequence ATGACGTGCTTCCCGTCGGGGGTCGCCGTCCTCACCACAGCCCTGCCGGACGGGACTCCCCTGGGCATGACGTGCACGTCGCTGTGCAGCGTTTCCCTCTCGCCACCGGTGCTGCTGGTCTGCATCAGGAGTGCGAGCCCGACGTTGAAGGCCGTTCTGGAGCGGGGCGTCTTCGCGGCGAACCTGCTGCACGAGGACGCCCGGGACACCTCCGAACTGTTCAGTTCCGGTGCCCCCGACCGGTTCGACCGGGTGGCCTGGACACCCGGTCCGGGCAGTGGTGTCCCGCATCTGACCGACGGGGCCCACGCGATCGCCGACTGCACGGTGCGGCAGTACGACAGCATGGGCGACCACCGGGTGGTCTTCGCCGAAGTGACCGGGGTGCGGATCGCTTCCGGTCCGCCCCGGCCTCTGCTGTACGGCCTGCGCCAGTACGCGGGGTGGCCGTCCGGCTGA
- a CDS encoding TauD/TfdA family dioxygenase → MHPDPQQAPFVLGTERHRTVADAADWITAHLDDLHALRREHGAVLLRGLPFTTADEFALLRDRIVGRPADYVEKATPRSAYGKGVFTATDVPARRRIRLHNENSYALSFPQLLVFGCLTPPTAGGETFLGDMRAITDLLPDALVGRFADEGWTLVRNYWGYYGLTWQEAFATDDRDEVEKYAAAQGLTTSWHGDRLTTTQHRSALIRHPESGDTSWFNHVAFWSEWSLQDDVRELLRDECGDDLPFRTFHGNGEPVDRATIELLNDAHEKVRTAERWQRGDLMVVDNIRLAHGREPFKGEREVLVAMGDPIDRADCEL, encoded by the coding sequence ATGCACCCCGACCCGCAGCAGGCCCCGTTCGTCCTCGGCACCGAGCGCCACCGCACGGTGGCCGACGCGGCCGACTGGATCACGGCGCACCTCGACGACCTGCACGCCCTGCGCCGGGAGCACGGCGCGGTGCTGCTGCGCGGCCTGCCGTTCACCACGGCGGACGAGTTCGCCCTGCTGCGCGACCGCATCGTGGGGCGCCCGGCCGACTACGTGGAGAAGGCGACGCCCCGCAGCGCGTACGGAAAGGGAGTGTTCACCGCCACCGACGTACCCGCCAGGCGGCGCATCCGGCTGCACAACGAGAACAGCTACGCGCTGAGCTTCCCCCAGCTCCTGGTGTTCGGCTGCCTGACCCCGCCCACGGCGGGCGGGGAGACCTTCCTCGGGGACATGCGCGCCATCACCGATCTCCTTCCCGACGCCCTGGTGGGGCGCTTCGCCGACGAAGGATGGACGCTGGTGCGCAACTACTGGGGGTACTACGGGCTGACCTGGCAGGAGGCGTTCGCCACCGACGACCGCGACGAGGTGGAGAAGTACGCGGCGGCGCAAGGGCTCACCACGAGCTGGCACGGTGACCGGCTCACCACCACGCAGCACCGGTCCGCGCTCATCCGCCACCCGGAGAGCGGCGACACCTCCTGGTTCAACCACGTCGCCTTCTGGAGCGAGTGGAGCCTCCAGGACGACGTGCGCGAGCTGCTGCGCGACGAGTGCGGCGACGACCTGCCCTTCCGCACCTTCCACGGCAACGGCGAACCGGTGGACCGGGCCACCATCGAACTGCTCAACGACGCCCACGAGAAGGTCAGGACCGCGGAGCGCTGGCAGCGCGGGGACCTCATGGTCGTCGACAACATACGGCTCGCCCACGGCCGCGAACCCTTCAAGGGCGAGCGCGAGGTCCTGGTGGCCATGGGCGACCCGATCGACCGGGCGGACTGCGAACTGTGA
- a CDS encoding response regulator transcription factor yields the protein MLLADDEAMIRAGVRAILSKDPGIEVVAEAADGDEAVQGVRRHRPDVALLDIQMPRLDGIAAAARIHRELPGTAVLMLTTFGEDDFIARALQEGANGFLLKAGDPRELIAGVHAVAAGGAYLSRKVADRVVAGLRGGHMANGASRYPVGDLTEREHEVLALLGTGLSNAEIGARLHLVEGTVKAHVSAVLGKLGVRNRVEAAIAAYEAGLTGRRDR from the coding sequence GTGCTGCTGGCAGACGACGAGGCCATGATCCGTGCGGGTGTCCGGGCGATCCTTTCGAAGGACCCCGGCATCGAGGTCGTCGCCGAGGCGGCCGACGGAGACGAGGCCGTCCAAGGGGTGCGCCGGCACCGGCCCGATGTGGCGCTGCTCGACATCCAGATGCCGCGGCTCGACGGCATCGCGGCCGCTGCCCGGATCCACCGCGAACTGCCCGGAACGGCCGTGCTCATGCTGACCACCTTCGGCGAGGACGACTTCATAGCCAGGGCGCTCCAGGAGGGTGCGAACGGCTTCCTGCTGAAGGCGGGTGATCCGCGGGAGCTGATCGCGGGGGTGCACGCGGTCGCCGCGGGCGGGGCGTACCTCTCGCGGAAGGTGGCGGACCGGGTGGTCGCGGGGCTCCGCGGTGGCCACATGGCGAACGGGGCGTCCCGCTACCCCGTCGGGGACCTCACGGAACGGGAGCACGAGGTCCTGGCGCTGCTGGGGACGGGCCTGTCGAACGCCGAGATCGGAGCGCGTCTGCACCTGGTGGAAGGCACCGTGAAGGCGCACGTCAGCGCGGTACTCGGCAAGCTCGGGGTGCGCAACCGGGTCGAGGCGGCGATCGCGGCCTACGAGGCGGGCCTGACCGGCCGTCGTGACCGGTGA
- a CDS encoding ABC transporter permease, translating into MATVTRTTRADAPERSRTEHTGGGLLGAVAAEWGKLWTTRTPYVCMAVGVGLTAVFAFYYGSIARINDEPVQAVGKAPIASVILLQFIVVVLAMTTVTSEYATGSIRTSLQWVPVRHRVQLAKATVTGAVSFVGGVLLGALGMAVAWVPFRGHASFETGEAVVQLLSIGAYLALVAMLSVGVAFVCRSAVGALASLFFLLAGLPFVLLGPGSEVLRKINDALPQSAGDHFMRGDGDPYPSLVGLLIVLSWAVAAHLIGLAVLRRRDA; encoded by the coding sequence ATGGCGACCGTGACACGTACGACACGTGCGGACGCTCCCGAGCGGTCCCGCACGGAGCACACGGGTGGCGGGCTCCTGGGAGCCGTCGCCGCCGAGTGGGGCAAGTTGTGGACGACCCGTACGCCGTACGTCTGCATGGCGGTGGGCGTGGGGCTGACGGCGGTGTTCGCCTTCTACTACGGATCCATCGCGCGGATCAACGACGAGCCGGTGCAGGCGGTCGGCAAGGCGCCGATCGCCTCCGTCATCCTGCTGCAGTTCATCGTCGTCGTCCTGGCGATGACGACCGTGACGAGCGAGTACGCCACGGGCAGCATCCGCACCTCGCTGCAGTGGGTTCCGGTCAGGCACCGGGTGCAGCTGGCGAAGGCGACCGTCACCGGAGCCGTCTCGTTCGTCGGCGGAGTGCTGCTCGGCGCGCTGGGCATGGCCGTGGCGTGGGTCCCCTTCCGCGGGCACGCGTCGTTCGAGACGGGGGAGGCGGTGGTCCAACTGCTGTCCATCGGCGCCTACTTGGCCCTCGTCGCGATGCTCTCGGTCGGTGTCGCCTTTGTGTGCAGGTCCGCCGTCGGCGCGCTGGCCTCCCTCTTCTTCCTGCTGGCCGGGCTGCCGTTCGTCCTGCTCGGGCCGGGCAGCGAGGTGCTCCGGAAGATCAACGACGCCCTCCCGCAGAGCGCGGGCGACCACTTCATGAGGGGGGACGGTGACCCGTACCCCTCGCTGGTCGGCCTCCTGATCGTCCTGTCCTGGGCCGTCGCGGCCCACCTGATCGGCCTGGCCGTGCTGCGTCGACGGGATGCCTGA
- a CDS encoding ABC transporter ATP-binding protein yields the protein MENGPAQRTPSLIGTEDFAKPTWATPGETAAQRSVTATLRAVPAAITAIVRLSWRASPALTVVVGVAQLLAGAVAAVGLLATANVLTVLLSEGPTPDRVVESLPSVLAVVASYATRALMDSAATVLQGRLRPRIMEEAQDAMNSAVVAVELKAFDDPSFRELIRQGIRRGLPSIDQSIRLLAEALRSVVTMASALVATAVLSLWLLPVMLLAALAEMWSATQVGKLDFLSFLSNATRQLRIGVVQDLIVKRELAAEVRAYRLQDQLMAEHRRVASQLTEETVRLETKKGFVQLVGRTLSGLSTGLAYVLLGLLLHQGVMPLALAGTAVLAMRNANTGLAATMRSLNRVYELSHYIDLYHGLLSDAAGRHHPPCAALAPHNPTEIRIENVEFSYPGSTQHALRDINLCIRRGEVVALVGENGSGKTTLSKIIAGLYRPTSGAVLWDGVDIATTTEESVLDQVALISQEPARWPMTAGNNIRMGRLEYDDTSKERWRRAVSASGADEVVRSLPKGEDTILSKEFVGGRDLSGGQWQRLGVARGVYRDAAVLLADEPTAALDAKAEAVVFEGLRRASALDGEGTGSRTTILVTHRLVNVRRAERIVVLHQGRIVEQGTHAELMASGGRYADMYALQADAYTTA from the coding sequence GTGGAGAACGGACCGGCGCAGCGAACGCCCTCCCTCATCGGCACGGAGGACTTCGCGAAGCCCACCTGGGCCACCCCGGGCGAGACGGCCGCCCAGCGCAGTGTCACCGCGACCCTGCGTGCCGTCCCCGCCGCCATCACGGCCATCGTGCGACTGTCCTGGCGCGCCTCGCCCGCACTCACCGTCGTCGTGGGCGTGGCCCAGCTGCTCGCCGGTGCCGTGGCCGCGGTCGGCCTGCTCGCCACGGCGAACGTCCTGACCGTCCTGCTGTCCGAGGGGCCCACCCCGGACCGCGTGGTGGAATCCCTGCCGTCGGTGCTCGCCGTCGTGGCCTCGTACGCCACCCGCGCCCTGATGGACAGCGCGGCCACCGTCCTGCAGGGCCGGCTGCGGCCCCGCATCATGGAAGAGGCCCAGGACGCGATGAACAGCGCGGTCGTCGCGGTCGAACTCAAGGCGTTCGACGACCCCAGCTTCCGCGAGCTGATCCGGCAGGGCATACGACGCGGCCTGCCGTCGATCGACCAGAGCATCCGGCTCCTCGCCGAAGCGCTCAGATCGGTGGTGACGATGGCGTCCGCGCTCGTCGCCACCGCCGTGCTGAGCCTGTGGCTGCTGCCGGTCATGCTGCTCGCCGCGCTGGCGGAGATGTGGTCGGCGACCCAGGTCGGCAAACTGGACTTCCTCAGCTTCCTGAGCAACGCCACCCGCCAGTTGCGCATCGGCGTGGTCCAGGACCTCATCGTCAAGCGCGAGTTGGCAGCGGAAGTGCGCGCGTACCGCCTCCAGGACCAGCTCATGGCCGAGCACCGCCGCGTCGCCTCCCAGCTGACCGAGGAGACCGTGCGGCTGGAGACGAAGAAGGGGTTCGTCCAGCTGGTGGGCCGCACCCTCAGCGGTCTGAGCACCGGGCTCGCCTACGTCCTGCTGGGCCTCCTGCTGCACCAGGGGGTCATGCCCCTCGCCCTGGCGGGCACGGCCGTGTTGGCGATGCGCAACGCCAACACCGGGCTCGCGGCCACGATGCGCTCGCTCAACCGGGTGTACGAACTGTCGCACTACATCGACCTCTACCACGGCCTCCTGAGTGACGCCGCGGGCCGCCACCACCCCCCGTGCGCCGCCCTGGCCCCGCACAACCCCACCGAGATCCGCATCGAGAACGTCGAGTTCAGCTACCCCGGCAGCACCCAGCACGCCCTGCGCGACATCAACCTGTGCATCAGACGCGGCGAAGTGGTGGCACTCGTCGGCGAGAACGGGTCGGGCAAGACCACTCTCAGCAAGATCATCGCCGGTCTGTACCGGCCCACGTCCGGCGCGGTGCTGTGGGACGGGGTGGACATCGCCACCACGACCGAGGAGTCGGTCCTCGACCAGGTGGCGCTGATCTCCCAGGAACCGGCCCGCTGGCCGATGACCGCGGGAAACAACATCCGCATGGGGCGCCTGGAGTACGACGACACGTCCAAGGAGCGCTGGCGGCGGGCGGTGTCCGCGTCGGGCGCGGACGAGGTGGTGCGGTCCCTGCCCAAGGGCGAGGACACCATCCTGTCCAAGGAGTTCGTCGGCGGCCGGGACCTCTCGGGAGGCCAGTGGCAGCGCCTCGGCGTCGCCCGCGGCGTCTACCGCGACGCCGCCGTCCTCCTCGCCGACGAGCCCACGGCCGCACTGGACGCCAAGGCGGAGGCCGTCGTCTTCGAGGGCCTGCGCCGCGCCAGCGCCTTGGACGGCGAGGGCACCGGATCACGGACCACGATCCTGGTCACCCACCGCCTGGTCAACGTCCGCAGGGCGGAACGCATCGTCGTCCTGCACCAGGGCCGCATCGTGGAACAGGGCACGCACGCCGAACTCATGGCGAGCGGAGGCCGCTACGCGGACATGTACGCACTGCAGGCCGACGCCTACACCACGGCATGA
- a CDS encoding condensation domain-containing protein, giving the protein MTGTTAETRPDGRPTAITPLDETGPGDDVVRSAPATFGQRAQWYEQMAAPPERRHLFNLCQWWKPAVPAEEPAVRAALAELVRRHEGLRTTLVDDPAAGGLVQRVHEVGPLDVPVDTVADRDTNMLEHPLVKQVSGASFDLSRDLPVRFGLVRDGDGLVWLVLCVVNHSASDAFAHALLRSEFHQLLAALPREWRQDEQRAQPCDIAASENSPSGRRRHQRTLAYLRAKYLEVPVSPHVPAGAEGMTGKRPRTMVRVDLYSTALRTASRWLRHAERVSLGALVLAPFCSLFAAHTGQERIPFKVMVTNRFEPGTGSSLACMCQPGLTVLHTARTETVMEAARRCQHDLLKAYHHGKYDITSVERLFAEAAAEHGPVRLERLFDCLDKQPGAVLDAAPTRAELEPLGSDVTCSEPFQAHGTEQTLRVRGRGSDVWVTLLTDIEVLPAELARQSLRAVEAAAVSSCLGRPPSVAHLAADFGFTPGA; this is encoded by the coding sequence ATGACCGGCACCACCGCGGAAACCCGCCCCGACGGAAGGCCGACCGCCATCACTCCTCTCGACGAGACCGGGCCCGGCGACGACGTCGTGCGCAGCGCGCCGGCCACCTTCGGACAGCGGGCGCAGTGGTACGAGCAGATGGCGGCGCCACCGGAGCGGCGGCACCTGTTCAACCTGTGCCAGTGGTGGAAGCCGGCGGTCCCCGCCGAAGAACCGGCCGTCAGGGCGGCGCTCGCCGAACTGGTGCGCCGCCACGAGGGACTGAGGACGACGCTGGTGGACGACCCGGCGGCGGGCGGGCTGGTACAGCGGGTGCACGAGGTAGGACCGCTGGACGTCCCCGTCGACACCGTCGCCGACCGCGACACGAACATGCTGGAGCACCCGCTGGTCAAGCAGGTCTCAGGGGCGTCATTCGACCTGAGCCGCGACCTGCCCGTGCGGTTCGGGCTGGTACGCGACGGCGACGGGCTCGTCTGGCTGGTCCTCTGCGTGGTCAACCACAGCGCATCGGACGCGTTCGCCCACGCCCTGCTCAGGAGCGAGTTCCACCAACTGCTCGCCGCACTGCCCCGGGAGTGGCGGCAGGACGAGCAGCGCGCCCAGCCCTGCGACATCGCCGCCTCCGAGAACTCCCCGTCGGGCCGGCGCAGGCACCAGCGCACCCTGGCGTACCTGCGTGCGAAGTACCTCGAAGTACCGGTGAGCCCACACGTCCCGGCCGGCGCCGAGGGCATGACGGGCAAGCGGCCCAGGACCATGGTCCGCGTCGACCTGTACTCCACGGCCCTGCGCACCGCGTCCCGCTGGCTCAGGCACGCGGAGCGGGTCTCCCTGGGCGCGCTGGTCCTCGCACCCTTCTGCTCGCTGTTCGCGGCGCATACCGGCCAGGAGCGGATACCGTTCAAAGTGATGGTCACCAACCGGTTCGAACCGGGCACGGGCAGCAGCCTCGCCTGCATGTGCCAGCCCGGTCTGACCGTCCTGCACACGGCGCGCACCGAGACCGTCATGGAGGCGGCACGCCGCTGCCAGCACGACCTGCTGAAGGCGTACCACCACGGCAAGTACGACATCACGAGCGTCGAGCGGCTCTTCGCCGAGGCCGCCGCCGAGCACGGCCCCGTGCGCCTGGAGCGGCTCTTCGACTGCCTCGACAAACAGCCGGGCGCCGTGCTCGACGCCGCCCCGACGCGGGCCGAACTGGAGCCGCTCGGCTCGGACGTGACCTGCTCCGAGCCCTTCCAGGCGCACGGCACCGAACAGACCCTGCGGGTGCGCGGCCGCGGGTCGGACGTCTGGGTCACCCTGCTCACCGACATCGAGGTGCTGCCGGCCGAGCTGGCCCGCCAGTCCCTGCGGGCCGTGGAAGCGGCAGCGGTCAGCAGCTGCCTCGGCCGTCCCCCGAGCGTGGCACACCTCGCCGCGGACTTCGGATTCACGCCGGGAGCCTGA
- a CDS encoding pyridoxal phosphate-dependent aminotransferase, whose product MTRLSRRTARVTPMALAALLPAARAGGAIDLALGIPQGGPAEAAVEAAVAALRSGGNQYADPAGLPELRRALAAELTAVRGVPVDAEHEITISAGATEGVLVALIAATDPGDEVLVPQPFFENHPGVVELAGAVPRFVPLTDGVWRLEADALEAAVTPRTRAVLLNNPHNPTGRVFDRAEFDALTAVCERHDLTLITDEVYDRFVYDGHRHLSPVGDLTALRHRSVVVGSLSKTRAMSGWRLGYCLAPPDLTAALRRVHERTTLGAPHPLQRGAVAFGPTDEASVATARALFQDRRDLVCEALRRTGCTVRAPQGGWFVLAGTAALAGDSGELARRLVEDAGVLVAPGASFFAPPEAGHGWVRIALVRDRAELRTGLDRIAVHLTRTPIPPRS is encoded by the coding sequence ATGACCCGGCTGTCCCGGCGTACGGCGCGGGTCACCCCGATGGCGCTCGCCGCGCTGCTGCCCGCCGCGCGCGCGGGCGGGGCCATCGACCTCGCCCTCGGCATCCCCCAGGGCGGACCGGCCGAGGCCGCGGTCGAAGCCGCCGTCGCGGCCCTGCGCTCCGGGGGCAACCAGTACGCCGACCCCGCCGGGCTGCCGGAACTCCGGCGCGCCCTGGCGGCGGAACTCACCGCCGTGCGCGGCGTGCCGGTCGACGCCGAGCACGAGATCACCATCAGCGCCGGAGCCACCGAAGGCGTGCTGGTCGCGCTCATCGCGGCCACCGACCCGGGCGACGAGGTGCTCGTCCCGCAGCCCTTCTTCGAGAACCACCCCGGAGTCGTCGAACTGGCCGGTGCCGTACCGCGTTTCGTGCCCCTGACCGACGGCGTCTGGCGCCTCGAAGCGGATGCGCTGGAAGCCGCCGTGACGCCCCGGACCCGGGCGGTGCTCCTCAACAACCCGCACAACCCCACCGGTCGTGTCTTCGACCGGGCCGAGTTCGACGCGCTCACCGCCGTGTGCGAACGGCACGACCTGACGCTGATCACCGACGAGGTCTACGACCGGTTCGTCTACGACGGGCACCGGCACCTGTCACCCGTGGGCGACCTGACGGCCCTGCGCCACCGCTCGGTGGTCGTCGGGAGCCTCTCCAAGACCCGGGCGATGAGCGGCTGGCGGCTCGGCTACTGCCTCGCACCGCCCGACCTCACCGCGGCACTGCGCCGGGTGCACGAGCGCACCACACTCGGCGCGCCCCACCCGCTGCAGCGTGGCGCGGTGGCGTTCGGGCCCACCGACGAGGCGTCGGTCGCCACCGCTCGCGCGCTGTTCCAGGACCGCCGCGACCTGGTGTGCGAGGCGCTGCGCAGGACCGGCTGCACGGTGCGTGCCCCGCAGGGCGGCTGGTTCGTCCTGGCCGGCACGGCCGCGCTGGCCGGTGACTCGGGGGAGCTGGCCCGGCGGCTGGTCGAGGACGCCGGGGTCCTCGTCGCCCCCGGCGCGTCCTTCTTCGCGCCGCCGGAGGCCGGCCACGGCTGGGTCCGGATCGCGCTCGTACGCGACCGGGCCGAGCTGCGCACCGGACTCGACCGCATCGCCGTCCACCTCACCCGCACGCCGATCCCGCCGAGAAGCTGA